Proteins co-encoded in one Salvia splendens isolate huo1 chromosome 4, SspV2, whole genome shotgun sequence genomic window:
- the LOC121799823 gene encoding uncharacterized protein LOC121799823 isoform X1, with protein MKNHVFSSDEDQNGMARSSSFYWWKSLEEFDENGNFKIEMNSSDISTLTPRMRVLREMERLAFVSVEGLDDFRHKLLSYRAGDLWLPVGGIKKEEMDIPPVITILLTGMVGSGKSSLINLMYSVLGRSGLIPFAQTSVNMHMKLGESSDYTTMFLEEHNVLRSPRSGLCVYDTRGFDHILIDDEISTWMTDGVRHNQPCYRLEDDRKFMRLNSSRYVKRRVNCVMVVADLLQIHQAFNSSDFKSIESLKSLFHLDCIKNLNENPILILTHGDLLSPEDRIGERLKICEYLGIPETSGAYDVACLTEKGILVEDCDPVTAFALTEAVYRALLQSDRSHLPKRKFVDLIIMFLLWIMSCIATFFAILAHFFSKFGHHDKKLKM; from the exons ATGAAAAACCATGTGTTCTCTAGCGATGAAGACCAAAATGGAATGGCCAGATCATCATCTTTCTACTGGTGGAAATCCCTCGAAGAATTCGACGAAAATGGCAATTTCAAGATTGAGATGAATTCATCAGACATCTCAACCCTGACACCGAGAATGAGAGTTttgagagagatggagagattGGCCTTCGTTTCTGTCGAAGGTTTGGATGATTTCAGACACAAATTGCTGAGTTATAGAGCTGGAGATTTATGGCTTCCTGTCGGTGGGATAAAGAAGGAAGAAATGGATATTCCACCTGTCATCACAATCCTCTTGACTGGCATGGTTGGGTCTGGTAAAAGCTCTCTAATCAACTTGATGTATAGTGTTCTTGGAAGATCTGGATTGATCCCTTTTGCTCAGACATCAG TTAATATGCATATGAAATTAGGCGAATCATCAGACTACACAACTATGTTTCTTGAAGAGCACAATGTGTTGAGATCTCCTAGGAGTGGATTGTGTGTCTACGACACCAGAGGCTTTGACCACATTCTCATAGACGACGAGATTTCAACGTGGATGACTGACGGCGTTAGGCACAACCAACCTTGCTACAGATTAGAAGATGATCGAAAATTTATGAGATTAAATAGCTCAAGATATGTCAAGAGAAGGGTCAATTGTGTGATGGTTGTGGCTGATTTATTACAAATTCACCAGGCCTTCAATTCTTCTGATTTCAAATCGATTGAGTCGTTGAAGTCCCTTTTTCATTTGGATTGCATCAAAAATTTGA ATGAGAATCCGATCTTAATTCTAACACACGGTGACCTTCTAAGTCCGGAAGATAGGATTGGGGAGAGGCTGAAAATATGTGAATATTTAGGTATACCGGAGACGAGTGGGGCATACGACGTGGCATGCTTGACGGAGAAAGGGATTCTTGTTGAAGACTGTGATCCGGTAACGGCGTTCGCACTAACGGAGGCTGTTTATAGGGCTTTACTGCAATCAGACAGATCTCATCTGCCTAAGAGGAAATTTGTGGATTTGATTATCATGTTTTTATTATGGATAATGAGCTGCATTGCTACATTCTTTGCAATTCTTGCTCATTTCTTCTCAAAATTTGGGCATCATGATAAGAAACTTAAGATGTGa
- the LOC121801581 gene encoding GATA transcription factor 15-like: MMDLSDKGSECEEMSSQTPTLDRVSSDGSNVKTCVDCGTSKTPLWRGGPAGPKSLCNACGIRSRKKRRALMGVTKEEKKTKKSSKSLISNQSHSSNNSCTSSSGDSTPGKIGDSFKKKLWEFGRDVALQRPRSNTNRRRKMGEEEQAAFLLMALSCGSVYA; the protein is encoded by the exons ATGATGGATCTGAGCGATAAA GGATCGGAGTGTGAAGAAATGAGTAGCCAAACACCTACTCTTGATAGGGTTTCATCCGACGGCTCAAATGTGAAGACATGTGTAGACTGTGGTACCTCCAAAACCCCCCTATGGCGCGGTGGTCCAGCTGGACCCAAG TCACTCTGCAACGCATGTGGAATTCGCAGCAGGAAAAAGAGAAGGGCATTGATGGGAGTGacaaaagaagagaagaaaaccAAGAAATCCAGCAAAAGTTTGATTAGCAACCAGAGCCACAGCAGCAACAACAGTTGTACCAGCAGCAGCGGCGATAGTACCCCAGGGAAAATTGGGGATTCGTTCAAGAAGAAGTTGTGGGAATTCGGTAGAGATGTGGCGTTGCAGAGACCGAGATCAAATACGAATAGGAGGAGGAAAATGGGAGAGGAAGAGCAAGCTGCGTTTCTCTTGATGGCTTTGTCGTGTGGATCAGTTTATGCTTAG
- the LOC121799824 gene encoding uncharacterized protein LOC121799824, whose translation MAPNHSGVNLNAEEKKKWAELSQLPYRVARYPCPITIRRLGIEQCFNELCEEGQLNGLFMAQRNPSYQRLTLEFLSTLEVIMNRREIVAIKFRMRNAEYTVTMAQFKEIFGFSGEVYREPFNFSHNANDFWKAITTVDDNFAANRAKGSLIRNPALRLLQKACVCYPFARHEHGSVQRDELFLLWTILHKEAPLNLGHFMIKHLERASKKKTGTLCVGAVVSAIALHLGVSTRGLVADIGDNLMDFGFLRRTRLVGVDQRGQIYLIQRAADHYPLPDTVNTYVNGPFHKENWKMKAAVHEQVTAVNPRNLQFRDVSPSSSVDEAPHMGFPEIEMGDEQNEEENEEEGEDQPTYQGGDEAGTSTQRTRSRQERQEEDYGSINERLTRMELRQQEYWVQNEARWDQFETNWTQFTDFNNAQWANINARFDEFRGQWQHPPPPPQ comes from the coding sequence ATGGCGCCCAACCACTCTGGAGTTAATTTGAATGccgaagagaagaagaaatgggCCGAACTCTCACAACTACCCTACCGGGTAGCTAGATATCCATGCCCTATCACAATCCGACGGTTGGGCATTGAGCAGTGCTtcaatgagctatgtgaagagGGGCAACTAAATGGGCTCTTCATGGCACAGAGGAACCCCTCCTATCAGAGGCTTACACTGGAGTTCTTGTCTACCCTTGAGGTAATCATGAACAGGAGGGAGATAGTTGCCATCAAGTTTCGTATGAGGAATGCTGAGTACACAGTGACGATGGCACAATTCAAGGAGATCTTTGGATTTTCAGGGGAGGTGTATAGAGAGCCGTTTAACTTCAGTCACAATGCGAATGACTTCTGGAAGGCCATCACTACCGTTGATGACAACTTCGCCGCCAACAGGGCAAAGGGTTCTCTCATTAGGAACCCAGCCTTGCGCTTACTCCAGAAGGCGTGTGTATGTTACCCCTTCGCTCGTCATGAGCATGGGAGTGTGCAGAGAGACGAGCTCTTCCTGTTATGGACTATTTTGCACAAGGAGGCTCCCTTGAATTTGGGCCACTTCATGATCAAACATCTTGAGAGGGCTTCGAAGAAGAAAACCGGCACACTCTGTGTCGGTGCGGTTGTGTCAGCTATTGCACTCCATCTGGGAGTGTCGACGAGGGGCTTGGTCGCCGACATTGGTGACAACTTGATGGACTTCGGCTTTCTGAGAAGAACAAGGCTGGTCGGAGTGGACCAACGAGGGCAGATATATTTGATACAGAGGGCAGCAGATCATTACCCCCTCCCGGACACCGTCAACACCTATGTGAACGGTCCTTTCCACAAGGAAAACTGGAAGATGAAGGCTGCGGTCCACGAACAAGTCACGGCGGTGAATCCGCGGAACTTGCAATTTAGGGAtgtgagcccgagctcgagtgTTGATGAAGCGCCCCACATGGGCTTTCCCGAGATCGAGATGGGGGACGAgcagaatgaagaagaaaatgaggagGAAGGTGAGGATCAACCGACCTACCAAGGGGGAGATGAAGCCGGGACAAGCACGCAGAGGACACGAAGCCGACAAGAGCGACAAGAGGAGGACTACGGCTCGATCAATGAGAGGTTGACACGGATGGAGTTGCGTCAGCAGGAATATTGGGTCCAGAATGAAGCGCGATGGGACCAGTTCGAAACCAACTGGACCCAATTCACTGATTTCAACAATGCACAATGGGCCAACATCAATGCCCGATTCGATGAATTCCGTGGCCAGTGGCAGcatccgcctcctcctccgcagTGA
- the LOC121799823 gene encoding uncharacterized protein LOC121799823 isoform X2 — MKNHVFSSDEDQNGMARSSSFYWWKSLEEFDENGNFKIEMNSSDISTLTPRMRVLREMERLAFVSVEGLDDFRHKLLSYRAGDLWLPVGGIKKEEMDIPPVITILLTGMVGSGKSSLINLMYSVLGRSGLIPFAQTSGESSDYTTMFLEEHNVLRSPRSGLCVYDTRGFDHILIDDEISTWMTDGVRHNQPCYRLEDDRKFMRLNSSRYVKRRVNCVMVVADLLQIHQAFNSSDFKSIESLKSLFHLDCIKNLNENPILILTHGDLLSPEDRIGERLKICEYLGIPETSGAYDVACLTEKGILVEDCDPVTAFALTEAVYRALLQSDRSHLPKRKFVDLIIMFLLWIMSCIATFFAILAHFFSKFGHHDKKLKM, encoded by the exons ATGAAAAACCATGTGTTCTCTAGCGATGAAGACCAAAATGGAATGGCCAGATCATCATCTTTCTACTGGTGGAAATCCCTCGAAGAATTCGACGAAAATGGCAATTTCAAGATTGAGATGAATTCATCAGACATCTCAACCCTGACACCGAGAATGAGAGTTttgagagagatggagagattGGCCTTCGTTTCTGTCGAAGGTTTGGATGATTTCAGACACAAATTGCTGAGTTATAGAGCTGGAGATTTATGGCTTCCTGTCGGTGGGATAAAGAAGGAAGAAATGGATATTCCACCTGTCATCACAATCCTCTTGACTGGCATGGTTGGGTCTGGTAAAAGCTCTCTAATCAACTTGATGTATAGTGTTCTTGGAAGATCTGGATTGATCCCTTTTGCTCAGACATCAG GCGAATCATCAGACTACACAACTATGTTTCTTGAAGAGCACAATGTGTTGAGATCTCCTAGGAGTGGATTGTGTGTCTACGACACCAGAGGCTTTGACCACATTCTCATAGACGACGAGATTTCAACGTGGATGACTGACGGCGTTAGGCACAACCAACCTTGCTACAGATTAGAAGATGATCGAAAATTTATGAGATTAAATAGCTCAAGATATGTCAAGAGAAGGGTCAATTGTGTGATGGTTGTGGCTGATTTATTACAAATTCACCAGGCCTTCAATTCTTCTGATTTCAAATCGATTGAGTCGTTGAAGTCCCTTTTTCATTTGGATTGCATCAAAAATTTGA ATGAGAATCCGATCTTAATTCTAACACACGGTGACCTTCTAAGTCCGGAAGATAGGATTGGGGAGAGGCTGAAAATATGTGAATATTTAGGTATACCGGAGACGAGTGGGGCATACGACGTGGCATGCTTGACGGAGAAAGGGATTCTTGTTGAAGACTGTGATCCGGTAACGGCGTTCGCACTAACGGAGGCTGTTTATAGGGCTTTACTGCAATCAGACAGATCTCATCTGCCTAAGAGGAAATTTGTGGATTTGATTATCATGTTTTTATTATGGATAATGAGCTGCATTGCTACATTCTTTGCAATTCTTGCTCATTTCTTCTCAAAATTTGGGCATCATGATAAGAAACTTAAGATGTGa